A region from the Vibrio sp. SS-MA-C1-2 genome encodes:
- the guaD gene encoding guanine deaminase, producing MQTKQEAFRASILHSIADPKDVGIENSYEYFDDGVIVVADGHIVDIGSADEVLARHSSQMSVTDYQDKLITPGFIDTHIHYPQTGMIASYGEQLLDWLENYTFPEERRFKNPVYAHQVAKLFLDELARNGTTTALVFGTVHKESVDVFFEEAEKRQARMIAGKVLMDRNAPDYLTDTPESGYLESKALIEKWHNRGRLLYAVTPRFAPTSTPEQLDTVGKLLEEYPDVYMHTHLSENKKEIDWVLDLFPQRESYLDVYDHHGLLHPRSVFAHGIHLSDCECQRLAETDSAIAFCPTSNLFLGSGLFKLPKLEQFNVRVGMGTDVGAGTSFSILQTMGEAYKVMQMQQEKLHPLKSLYLATLGGARALHLDDKIGNLSIGKEADFVVLDPEATQLMRFRIKQAKTLEEKLFVLMSLGDDRAVSKTYLFGNKAFDRDGDNVDIKAQATTLAS from the coding sequence ATGCAAACGAAACAGGAAGCGTTTCGCGCTAGCATCCTACATAGCATTGCCGATCCAAAAGATGTGGGAATTGAAAACTCTTATGAGTATTTTGACGATGGTGTGATTGTTGTTGCTGATGGACATATCGTTGATATTGGCTCTGCTGATGAGGTTCTTGCGCGTCACTCTAGTCAAATGTCAGTGACGGATTATCAAGATAAATTGATCACACCAGGTTTTATTGATACCCATATCCATTACCCGCAAACAGGGATGATTGCCTCTTATGGTGAGCAGTTATTAGATTGGTTAGAAAACTATACTTTTCCAGAAGAGCGTCGTTTTAAGAATCCGGTTTATGCCCATCAAGTCGCCAAACTTTTTTTAGATGAACTTGCAAGAAATGGCACCACAACCGCTTTAGTTTTTGGTACGGTTCATAAAGAGTCCGTTGATGTTTTTTTTGAAGAAGCTGAAAAACGACAAGCACGTATGATTGCTGGCAAGGTCTTAATGGATCGTAATGCTCCTGACTATTTAACAGATACCCCAGAATCTGGTTATTTAGAGTCAAAAGCCCTTATTGAAAAATGGCATAACCGAGGACGTCTGCTCTATGCGGTGACGCCACGTTTTGCTCCTACTAGTACACCAGAGCAGTTGGATACAGTAGGTAAATTATTAGAAGAGTATCCCGATGTTTATATGCATACTCATCTTTCCGAAAATAAGAAAGAGATCGATTGGGTTTTAGATCTTTTTCCTCAGCGAGAAAGCTATCTTGATGTTTATGATCATCATGGGCTTTTACATCCTCGTTCTGTTTTTGCTCACGGTATTCACCTTTCTGATTGTGAGTGCCAACGTTTAGCGGAAACAGATTCAGCGATTGCATTTTGTCCAACATCAAATCTATTTCTTGGTTCAGGCCTTTTTAAATTACCAAAACTTGAGCAGTTTAATGTTCGTGTCGGTATGGGCACAGATGTTGGTGCAGGAACCAGCTTCTCTATCCTCCAAACAATGGGGGAAGCGTACAAAGTGATGCAGATGCAACAAGAAAAATTACACCCTTTAAAGTCCCTCTATTTAGCGACATTAGGTGGTGCGAGAGCATTACATCTTGACGATAAGATCGGTAATTTATCTATCGGAAAAGAGGCAGACTTTGTGGTTCTTGATCCTGAGGCGACTCAGTTGATGCGCTTTAGAATTAAACAGGCTAAAACTCTTGAGGAAAAATTATTTGTCTTGATGAGTTTAGGGGACGATAGAGCAGTGAGTAAAACGTATCTATTCGGCAATAAGGCGTTTGATAGAGACGGTGATAATGTTGATATTAAAGCGCAAGCAACAACATTGGCGAGTTAA
- the xdhC gene encoding xanthine dehydrogenase accessory protein XdhC, whose translation MQKDNWIHELAKLESQGEACVMVTVLEERGSVPRGAGTKMLVTEDRLIATIGGGHLEHIATRMAREILATNQDKMKVERFNLGARLGQCCGGMATLCFEPIGTNKRHLAIFGAGHVAKALVNVVATLPFEVTWIDQRAEMFSDPIPEGVKTVVTDDPIADVVDLPVNSYVLVMTHNHHLDFDLTRAILDRGDSVYFGVIGSETKRKKFDARLEQRGYSTTQLETMTCPIGMSTVTGKLPAEIAISVAGELIAHYQGVEIKKNKTIEMVA comes from the coding sequence ATGCAAAAAGACAATTGGATACATGAACTTGCAAAACTAGAGTCACAAGGAGAAGCTTGTGTCATGGTAACCGTTCTGGAGGAGCGAGGCTCGGTTCCTCGTGGGGCTGGAACAAAAATGCTAGTGACTGAAGATCGGTTAATTGCAACTATCGGTGGCGGACATCTTGAACATATTGCGACTCGAATGGCGCGTGAAATATTAGCAACCAATCAAGACAAGATGAAAGTTGAACGTTTTAACCTTGGCGCTCGTTTAGGTCAATGTTGTGGTGGAATGGCAACACTCTGCTTTGAGCCGATTGGCACCAATAAACGTCATTTAGCTATTTTTGGCGCAGGTCATGTGGCTAAAGCGTTAGTCAATGTCGTCGCCACCTTGCCTTTTGAAGTGACATGGATTGATCAGCGAGCTGAAATGTTTTCTGACCCTATTCCTGAAGGGGTTAAGACGGTGGTTACCGATGATCCTATTGCTGATGTCGTCGACCTGCCTGTCAATAGTTATGTGCTGGTTATGACCCATAATCATCACCTTGATTTCGACCTTACTCGTGCCATTCTTGATCGTGGAGATAGCGTCTATTTTGGCGTAATTGGTTCAGAAACAAAACGGAAAAAATTTGATGCTCGATTAGAGCAACGGGGTTATTCAACAACCCAGTTAGAGACCATGACTTGCCCGATTGGAATGAGTACGGTAACAGGAAAGCTTCCAGCTGAGATTGCTATCTCTGTTGCGGGTGAGCTGATTGCACATTACCAAGGGGTTGAGATCAAAAAGAACAAGACGATTGAGATGGTTGCATAA
- the gorA gene encoding glutathione-disulfide reductase, producing the protein MTKHFDYICIGGGSGGIASANRAAMHGAKVALIEAQHLGGTCVNVGCVPKKVMWHGAQIAEAIKMYGPDYGFDVKLNGFNWEKLVENREAYIGRIHQSYDRVLGKNKIDVINGFATFVDAKTVEVNGEQYTADHILVAVGGRPTIPAVPGAEYGIDSNGFFELNEQPKRVAVVGAGYIAVEIAGVLSALGTDTHLFCRKESPLRSFDPMIIDTLVEVMEQEGPTLHTHSTPKEVVKEADGSLTLHLENGKSQNVDTLIWAIGRHPATDTINLGVTGVETNDRGYIKVDEYQETNIKGVYCVGDIMEGGVELTPVAVKAGRQLSERLFNNKPTAKMDYNLIPTVVFSHPPIGTIGLTEAEAIDLHGKENVKVYTSGFTAMYTAVTQHRQPCRMKLVCAGEDEKVVGLHGIGYTVDEMIQGFGVAMKMGATKADFDSVVAIHPTGSEEFVTMT; encoded by the coding sequence ATGACAAAGCATTTTGATTATATCTGTATCGGTGGTGGTAGCGGCGGCATTGCCTCAGCGAACCGAGCTGCAATGCATGGCGCAAAAGTTGCGCTGATTGAAGCTCAACACTTAGGCGGCACTTGCGTTAATGTCGGTTGTGTTCCAAAAAAAGTGATGTGGCATGGCGCTCAAATTGCTGAAGCCATTAAGATGTACGGTCCAGATTACGGTTTTGATGTGAAACTGAACGGTTTTAACTGGGAAAAACTGGTTGAAAATCGTGAAGCGTATATTGGTCGCATTCACCAATCTTATGATCGTGTTTTAGGAAAGAACAAGATCGACGTTATCAATGGCTTTGCGACCTTTGTTGATGCAAAAACGGTTGAAGTGAATGGTGAGCAATATACTGCAGACCATATTCTGGTTGCTGTTGGTGGTCGTCCTACTATACCTGCCGTGCCAGGTGCTGAGTATGGTATCGATTCAAACGGTTTCTTTGAGCTAAATGAGCAACCAAAGCGTGTTGCTGTTGTCGGTGCAGGTTATATCGCCGTTGAGATTGCAGGCGTATTAAGCGCATTAGGGACAGATACTCATCTATTCTGTCGTAAAGAATCCCCACTTCGTAGCTTTGACCCAATGATTATCGATACATTAGTTGAAGTAATGGAGCAAGAAGGTCCAACTCTTCATACTCACTCAACGCCAAAAGAAGTGGTCAAAGAAGCGGATGGTAGCCTAACTCTGCACCTTGAAAATGGCAAGAGTCAGAATGTAGACACCCTTATTTGGGCTATTGGTCGTCATCCAGCAACCGATACCATTAACTTAGGTGTGACCGGTGTTGAAACCAATGATCGTGGTTATATCAAAGTTGATGAATACCAAGAAACCAATATCAAAGGTGTTTACTGTGTTGGTGACATTATGGAAGGTGGCGTAGAACTAACACCTGTTGCAGTTAAAGCGGGTCGTCAACTGTCAGAGCGTCTATTCAACAATAAGCCGACAGCTAAAATGGATTACAACTTAATCCCAACGGTTGTATTTAGCCACCCACCAATCGGCACCATCGGCTTAACAGAAGCTGAAGCTATCGATCTACACGGTAAAGAGAACGTTAAAGTCTACACATCTGGCTTTACAGCAATGTACACCGCGGTGACTCAACATCGTCAACCATGTCGCATGAAACTTGTTTGTGCAGGTGAAGATGAGAAAGTTGTTGGTCTACACGGCATCGGTTATACCGTCGATGAGATGATTCAAGGTTTTGGTGTTGCTATGAAGATGGGCGCCACAAAAGCTGATTTTGATAGTGTTGTTGCTATTCACCCGACAGGCTCTGAAGAATTCGTTACCATGACATAA
- the xdhB gene encoding xanthine dehydrogenase molybdopterin binding subunit: MSNAAKNSLSYDEMLKIANKDLKTGVGKSVKHDSAPKQVTGEAVYIDDRLEFPNQLHVYARLSTQAHAKITKIDLRPCYQFEGVTIAITSEDIPGQLDIGAIAPGDPLLADKYVTYYGQPVIAVGAKDLETARKAAHAAIIEYEALTPVLDVKEALEKKLFVTESHQQKRGDSESALKQAKNIIEGALEVGGQEHFYLETQVSTVMPTEDGGMIVYTSTQNPTEVQKLVAEVIGVPMHKIVVDMRRMGGGFGGKETQAAAPACLAAVIAHLTRRPTKMRLPRVEDMMMTGKRHPFYNQYRIGFDDNGVIQGADITVSGNCGHSPDLSRSIVDRAMFHSDNAYYLGDATVTGHRCKTNTASNTAYRGFGGPQGMMTIEHIMDEIALTLGKDPLEVRKANYYGGEGRNITHYYQEVEDNTLPEITEQLEQNADYHQRRKEIVRFNQENPILKKGLAITPVKFGISFTATFLNQAGALIHIYTDGSIHLNHGGTEMGQGLNIKVAQIVAEEFQVDIDTIQITATNTDKVPNTSPTAASSGTDLNGKAAQNAALTIKQRLIDFAMAHFNVTDEQVSFKNNMVLVADQIFTFTEFVQLAYFNQVSLSSTGFYRTPKIHYDHEKARGRPFYYFAYGASCSEVVVDTLTGEYKILRVDILHDVGASLNPALDIGQIEGAFVQGAGWLTTEELVWNDQGRLMTSGAASYKIPTVADMPIEFNTHLLQNRANPEDTVFNSKAVGEPPFMLGISVWSALRDAIASVAKKGKVAKLNTPATPERVLMAIQDVTTEMETKESEQTA; encoded by the coding sequence ATGTCTAATGCAGCAAAAAATTCATTGAGTTATGACGAAATGCTCAAGATTGCCAACAAAGATTTAAAAACCGGTGTGGGCAAAAGTGTTAAACATGATAGTGCGCCAAAACAGGTAACAGGGGAGGCGGTTTATATCGATGACCGTTTAGAGTTTCCTAACCAGCTCCATGTTTATGCTCGTTTAAGTACTCAAGCTCATGCGAAAATTACCAAGATAGATCTTAGGCCATGTTATCAGTTTGAAGGTGTGACGATTGCGATTACCAGTGAGGATATTCCTGGTCAGCTTGATATTGGTGCTATTGCGCCTGGTGACCCACTATTGGCAGATAAATACGTTACTTATTATGGTCAGCCTGTTATTGCTGTCGGCGCGAAAGATCTTGAAACTGCTCGTAAGGCGGCTCATGCGGCAATCATTGAGTATGAAGCTTTAACGCCAGTGTTAGATGTCAAAGAAGCATTAGAGAAAAAACTGTTTGTTACTGAGAGTCATCAACAGAAAAGAGGCGATTCTGAGTCTGCTTTGAAACAAGCGAAAAATATTATTGAAGGCGCACTAGAAGTTGGAGGACAAGAGCACTTCTATCTTGAAACTCAAGTTAGCACCGTCATGCCGACTGAAGATGGTGGGATGATTGTTTATACTTCGACTCAAAACCCCACTGAAGTTCAAAAGTTGGTCGCAGAGGTTATTGGCGTGCCAATGCACAAAATTGTGGTCGATATGCGCCGTATGGGAGGGGGCTTTGGTGGTAAAGAGACCCAAGCTGCTGCACCTGCCTGTTTAGCTGCGGTGATTGCCCATCTTACTCGCCGCCCAACAAAAATGCGTCTTCCTCGTGTTGAAGATATGATGATGACCGGTAAGCGTCACCCATTTTATAATCAGTATCGTATTGGGTTTGATGATAATGGCGTGATTCAAGGTGCCGATATTACGGTATCTGGTAACTGTGGACATTCGCCTGACCTTTCTCGATCTATTGTTGATCGCGCCATGTTTCATTCCGATAACGCTTACTACCTTGGCGATGCTACTGTTACGGGTCATCGCTGTAAGACTAATACTGCGTCAAATACGGCATATCGTGGTTTTGGTGGTCCGCAAGGAATGATGACCATTGAACACATTATGGATGAAATAGCACTGACCTTAGGTAAAGACCCTTTAGAGGTGAGAAAAGCCAACTATTATGGCGGTGAAGGTCGCAACATCACGCATTACTATCAAGAGGTTGAAGATAACACTCTGCCAGAGATCACTGAACAGCTAGAGCAGAATGCAGATTATCATCAACGTCGAAAAGAGATTGTACGATTTAATCAAGAGAACCCAATTTTAAAGAAAGGGTTAGCGATTACACCGGTGAAGTTTGGTATCTCTTTTACCGCGACTTTCTTAAACCAAGCGGGTGCATTGATCCATATTTATACCGACGGCAGTATTCATCTCAATCATGGTGGTACTGAGATGGGACAAGGGTTAAATATTAAGGTTGCTCAGATTGTTGCTGAAGAGTTTCAAGTTGATATTGATACCATTCAGATCACGGCAACCAATACTGATAAAGTCCCTAATACCTCGCCAACTGCTGCATCTTCAGGAACCGACCTGAATGGTAAGGCGGCACAAAATGCAGCGTTGACAATCAAGCAACGTTTGATCGATTTTGCCATGGCACACTTTAACGTCACCGATGAACAGGTGAGCTTTAAAAATAATATGGTGCTGGTGGCTGATCAGATTTTCACTTTTACTGAGTTTGTTCAGTTGGCTTACTTTAATCAAGTTTCATTGTCGAGCACGGGCTTCTACCGCACACCTAAAATTCACTATGATCACGAGAAAGCGCGTGGTCGACCATTTTATTACTTCGCTTATGGCGCATCTTGTTCTGAAGTGGTCGTTGATACCTTAACGGGAGAATACAAAATTCTACGTGTTGATATTCTTCATGATGTAGGAGCATCTCTGAATCCAGCATTGGATATTGGTCAGATTGAAGGGGCATTTGTTCAAGGTGCCGGTTGGCTGACGACAGAAGAGTTAGTTTGGAATGACCAAGGTCGTTTGATGACCAGCGGTGCAGCAAGCTACAAGATCCCCACTGTTGCTGATATGCCCATTGAATTTAACACCCATTTATTGCAGAACCGCGCTAATCCAGAAGATACTGTTTTTAATTCTAAAGCAGTGGGAGAGCCTCCATTTATGTTGGGAATTTCAGTCTGGAGTGCATTGCGAGATGCGATAGCCTCGGTCGCAAAAAAAGGAAAAGTAGCCAAGTTAAATACCCCTGCAACACCAGAGCGTGTATTGATGGCCATTCAAGATGTGACGACAGAAATGGAAACAAAAGAGTCGGAACAGACAGCCTAA
- the xdhA gene encoding xanthine dehydrogenase small subunit has protein sequence MISFLLNQELKVENELSPNMTVLNYLRINVEKKGTKEGCGSGDCGACTVVVGEVIDGELKYKSINSCLTFVTSLHGKQLITVEDLKQNNGSLHPVQQAMVEFHGSQCGFCTPGFIMSMFALGKNRPNANKEDVIESLAGNLCRCTGYRPIVDAALSLSSQPDLIDQFTQLEQQTIDRLIDIDKQPASLAYKGLKAFIPRTIDELSQLYQQNPKAKLLAGGTDLSLEVTQFHREIKTLISVNQVDEMKTCRESEHALHLGSNTTISDAYSLLTQHFPDLKELLHRFASLQVRNQGTIGGNIANASPIGDMPPILLSLDAEVKLRQGDKARTIPLSEYFITYKVTSLKESEFIEEIVIPKPEENANFNVYKLSKRLDDDISAVCGAFNLHIENNKIVRARIAFGGMAGIPQRAVNCEKILTGASWSNETIEKGMAALKTDFKPLDDFRASSEYRTLTSINMLRRYFIELNNQNNKIETRVTSYV, from the coding sequence TTGATTTCATTCCTATTGAATCAAGAGCTCAAGGTTGAGAATGAGCTATCACCGAATATGACGGTGTTAAATTACCTAAGAATAAACGTAGAGAAAAAGGGCACCAAAGAAGGGTGTGGGTCTGGTGACTGTGGTGCATGCACCGTTGTTGTTGGAGAGGTGATTGATGGCGAATTAAAATATAAAAGTATCAATTCATGCCTAACGTTTGTCACTTCCTTACATGGTAAACAGTTAATTACCGTTGAAGATCTTAAACAAAATAATGGTAGCTTACACCCAGTCCAGCAAGCGATGGTTGAATTTCATGGCTCACAATGTGGTTTCTGCACACCTGGGTTTATTATGTCGATGTTTGCCCTTGGTAAGAATCGTCCTAATGCTAACAAAGAGGATGTGATTGAATCGTTAGCGGGGAATTTATGTCGTTGTACGGGGTATCGTCCAATTGTGGATGCGGCACTCTCTCTTAGTAGCCAGCCTGATTTAATTGATCAATTTACTCAGCTTGAGCAACAAACAATTGATCGCCTTATTGATATTGATAAGCAACCAGCCTCTCTTGCTTATAAGGGGTTAAAAGCCTTTATTCCTCGTACTATCGATGAACTTTCTCAGTTATATCAGCAAAATCCAAAAGCAAAATTATTGGCAGGAGGGACAGATCTCTCGCTTGAAGTGACGCAATTTCATCGTGAAATTAAAACACTTATTTCGGTCAATCAAGTCGACGAGATGAAAACATGCCGAGAGAGTGAGCACGCTTTACATCTTGGTTCAAATACCACAATTAGCGATGCTTATTCACTACTCACTCAACACTTCCCTGATTTGAAAGAGTTACTTCATCGATTTGCTTCTTTGCAAGTTCGTAACCAAGGCACTATTGGGGGCAATATTGCTAATGCTTCTCCGATTGGAGATATGCCACCGATATTACTTTCTCTCGATGCTGAAGTGAAATTACGTCAAGGCGATAAGGCTCGTACGATTCCACTCTCTGAATACTTCATTACTTATAAAGTCACCTCTTTGAAAGAGAGTGAGTTTATTGAAGAAATTGTGATTCCTAAGCCTGAAGAAAACGCTAATTTTAACGTTTATAAACTATCAAAACGTCTTGATGATGATATCTCTGCGGTTTGTGGGGCTTTTAATCTTCACATTGAAAATAACAAAATTGTCCGTGCTCGTATTGCTTTCGGTGGGATGGCAGGGATTCCTCAACGTGCCGTTAACTGTGAAAAAATCTTGACTGGTGCGAGTTGGAGTAATGAAACAATTGAGAAAGGCATGGCGGCGTTAAAAACGGACTTTAAACCGTTAGATGACTTCCGAGCCAGTTCTGAATACCGAACGTTAACGTCGATTAATATGCTACGTCGATACTTTATCGAGCTGAATAATCAGAACAATAAAATTGAAACGAGGGTCACGTCATATGTCTAA